The Nocardia sp. NBC_01503 sequence AGCGGCAGCACCTGCCTGCCGAAGATCAACGGGCAGAGCGCTGTTCGGCCGCGGGGGACGCACAGAACGTCTTTCTGTGCCGAGTGAAATGCGTTGCAAGGTGTCCGGTGCAATCATCTGGCGCGAGACAGCCGATTGAGCCTGGTTTCGACCTAGGGATATTCGATTTCGGCGGGCTGATCATGCGGACGCCTCGGTGGGCCTGACCAATGATTTTTCCGCGCTGTGCTGGTCTGTACATCGAGTACTACTCACGGGAGGCTGGCACTGTGCGGAGACTGACGTTCGGCATGAATGTGACCCTGGACGGCTACATCGCCGCGCCCGGCGACGACCTCGGCTGGAGTGGGGGTGAGGGACCGGACTCGTCGCCGAGCGACGAGTTGTTCCAATGGTGGTCCGACCGGGTGGCGGCGACGAGCCTGGCACTGTATGGGCGCAAGCTGTGGGAGGCGATGAGTTCGCACTGGCCGACCGCCGACCAGCAGCCGGGCGCCACACCGGCGGAGATCGAGTTCGCCCGCCGCTGGCGGGACATGCCGAAGGTGGTCTTCTCCTCGACGACCAGCACGGTCGACTGGAACACCCGCCTGGTCACCGGCGACGCGGTCACCGAGATCACCCGGCTCGAGGCCGAGGACGGCGGGCCCATGGATATCGGCGGCGCGACGCTCGCCGCGGTGGCCATGCGGGCCGGGCTGATCGACGAGTACGTGATCGTCACCCATCCGGTCCTGGTGGGTGGCGGCACGCCGTTCTTCACCGCGCTGGACAGCTGGGTGAACCTGACCCTGGTGGAGACCCGGACCTTTCCCGGCGGCGTGGTCCTGACCAGGTACGAGACCAGGCGCTGACGAGGCAATGGTGACTTCTTCCGCGTTCTCGAACACTGTTGCCCCGCCCAGCGCGGTAACTGCTGGTGGGAATACGACTTCCGCAGCGGCGGATACAGTTTCGACATGTCGATCTCCACCGGCGAACACGATCATCTTCGTTATCAACTCGCGGGTTGGCACGACGATTCGGTTCGGCTCCACGAGTATTCGTTGCACACCGTCGCGCAGGAGCTCGGTTCACGGCATCCTCGGGCCTTGGCCGTAATGCTGGACTCGGCGGAGTACGTCGACGCGCCGGAGTTCGAGGGGTTGATCGCCGACTGCGTAACGCTCTATGGCGCTGACGATGCGAAGACGATCGATGTGCGCACCGCGGTCGCGGTCGATATGAATCGGCGTGGCCGACACGATGATGCGATCGGGCTGCTCGAACGCAGCCTGGCCGACAACGAGCGGGTTCGAGGCATCGACAGTCGCCTCACCCTGGAGGCACGTGAGCATCTGGCATTGGCGCTGCTCAGCCTTCCCGACCGGGTATCGGACGCGATTGTCGTTATGGGACAAGCGCTTCGGGATCGCGAGCGCATCATCGACCTCGACGATGCGGTCGCCGTCGACCTTCGTTACCGGTTGATGTCGTACTACGTGGAAACCAGCCGTGACGAACTGGCGATCCCGCTGCTGGAGCGCATTCTCGACTCCGCCGAGCGCGTCCACGGTAAGGATCACCCCGAGACAGTCCATGCCAGAAAGGGATTGGCCGCCCTGTATCGGGGCACCGATCGCTACGCCTCGGAGATTCCGCTGCTCGCCTACGATCTGGTCGTCTGCGAGCGAGAATTGGGCCCCGACCACGACGACACTATCGAATCGAGGTTCCAACTCGCCTGGAGTTCATGGCATTCCGGTCATCCGGAGCACGCGTTGCCGCTCTTCGAGCAGGTCCTGGCCGCTCACGAGCGGCTACGCGGCCCCGGCCATGACGACACCATTCCGGTGCGCCGTATCCTGTCCCACCTCTACGCCGCCGAATTCGAGCAGTTCGACAAGGCCGCCGACCAGTGCGAACACCTACTCGCACACCACGAACGGAACTACGGCCCGCGCCACAACGACACCCTCGTGGTCTGCAACAACCTCGCCCACGCCTACCACAAGGTCGATCGCCTTCCGGAAGCGATCGAACTGCACGAACGCGTCCTCGCCATCCGCATGGACACCGTGGGATCGGACCACCCCGATACCCTGCTGACGCTGCACAATCTGGCCGCGATCTACGAACAGCTCAAACAGCACGACCGCTGCGCCGACGCCTATGAGCGAATCCTCGCCGTTCGCAAACGCGTTGTCGGACCGCGCGATCCGCTGACACTACTCACCCACGACAACCTGGGCGCCGCCTACAGCGCACTGGGCCGCTACACCGACTCGGTCGAACAACACAAACTCGCACTTGCCGGACGCGGCCACATCCTGGGTCCAGACCACCCCGACACACTCGCCTCCTCGCACAACCTGGCGTTCGCCCTCCTCGCCGCCGGCCACCACGACGAAGCGATCGCCCTGGCCGCGCGCACAGTGGACGACCGAGAACGGGTACTCGGCCCGGACCACCCGGGCGCGCTGTCGACCAGACACCTGCTCGGCCGCGCCCACCACGCGGCCGGTCACCGCGACGCCGCGATCACCACCCTCACCCGCGCCCTGGCCGACCGCGTCCGAGTCTTCGGTGCGGACCACCGGTACACCGCTGTCACGCGAGAAGCGTTGGTGCTCGCGCAGCGCGCCGAAGCACGCCCTACAAACCGGTAGCAGGAAGGGTCGCCACACCGGTGCCCTAGCTGTACGGCTTCGGTTGAGTATCAGGCGGCCGGGGCTCATTCCGTGCCTGACCATCGCCAACGGCGATGTCGTGCGCCATTCCAGCGATGGTGGCTATCGGCATGGCGAGGACGGCGAGGAAGAGGGCGTAGACGAAGGCGGCCGAGATGTCGAGGTTCAACACCACACCGGTGACGACCGATCCGAGGACCAGGAACACCGCATCGGTGAGGCACAGCCAGAACAGGGGTGACCACATGGCAGCGAGTACTCGACCGAGCCGGTCCCGCACCCAGCTGTGGCTGCGATGACGACCGCGGTGCGAACCCGAGGCCACCAGCGCGGCGAGCAGGCCCAGCACCGGTGGCCCGAACCCGCCGCCGAGCAGCAACAGCAGCACGGACAACAAGGCCAGTCCTGCCGCTGCGAACCTGCGATCGAGAAATAGCGTGGCCCACAACGCGACAGCCGCGGAAGCTACGGTGGCGAGCACACCGGTGGCGAGCAGGTCGGGGATGATCGTCAGCGCGGGCTCACCTCCGAGGTTCGTCGCAATGCGGCCCTGAGTCCAGGAATCGAAGACGACACCACGAGGTGGACCGCTGCCCTGTAGTAGCTCCCCTATGCCGTGGACCAAGCCCCCGACGCCAGCCGATACGCCGACTGTGGCGGCCAGGT is a genomic window containing:
- a CDS encoding tetratricopeptide repeat protein gives rise to the protein MSISTGEHDHLRYQLAGWHDDSVRLHEYSLHTVAQELGSRHPRALAVMLDSAEYVDAPEFEGLIADCVTLYGADDAKTIDVRTAVAVDMNRRGRHDDAIGLLERSLADNERVRGIDSRLTLEAREHLALALLSLPDRVSDAIVVMGQALRDRERIIDLDDAVAVDLRYRLMSYYVETSRDELAIPLLERILDSAERVHGKDHPETVHARKGLAALYRGTDRYASEIPLLAYDLVVCERELGPDHDDTIESRFQLAWSSWHSGHPEHALPLFEQVLAAHERLRGPGHDDTIPVRRILSHLYAAEFEQFDKAADQCEHLLAHHERNYGPRHNDTLVVCNNLAHAYHKVDRLPEAIELHERVLAIRMDTVGSDHPDTLLTLHNLAAIYEQLKQHDRCADAYERILAVRKRVVGPRDPLTLLTHDNLGAAYSALGRYTDSVEQHKLALAGRGHILGPDHPDTLASSHNLAFALLAAGHHDEAIALAARTVDDRERVLGPDHPGALSTRHLLGRAHHAAGHRDAAITTLTRALADRVRVFGADHRYTAVTREALVLAQRAEARPTNR
- a CDS encoding dihydrofolate reductase family protein; the encoded protein is MRRLTFGMNVTLDGYIAAPGDDLGWSGGEGPDSSPSDELFQWWSDRVAATSLALYGRKLWEAMSSHWPTADQQPGATPAEIEFARRWRDMPKVVFSSTTSTVDWNTRLVTGDAVTEITRLEAEDGGPMDIGGATLAAVAMRAGLIDEYVIVTHPVLVGGGTPFFTALDSWVNLTLVETRTFPGGVVLTRYETRR